The segment gaaattggaatcatgttttgctaaaaggggaaatgggaacagggacacaggtgtaaggctctgtggtgtcagagctgggaaggaggatactaaggaagaaaactggaatcatgtttgctggaagttcaccccaataaacatcgaattgtttgcacctttggacttcgggtactgttgctctctgttcatgcgagaaggaccagggaagtaagtgggtgaaggaataagccccctaacatataACACCACTCACGTTGTGGCATTTCATAGATACAGCAGGTAAAAATTGTAGTGACTGGTGCTTTTCAGAAATGAGGCTAAAATTAGCTCAATTTAGATAAATACAGCAGCTGCATTTAAAGAATGGCTGGaggcaatattttattttctgccatAGCATGGAGCTATGGTTACCCCCATATGAAGTATTCATTTGTTTCATCCACTTCAGCATAATTGTGTCATGCTACTGTAAGTGACAAGAAGGTGACAATCGAGCTCCCGTCTGAACACTGctgaagagggaggggagaagccaGCTGGCATGTGCCCTTTGATCCATGCAATGCCAGGATTGCTGTGGGATTACCGTATTGGGGGAGTAACACATGATGCCTTCCCAAGGCTCTTCACTGTACAGCCTGCAGCAGAGACCTTATGAAATGTGCATGAACCATAAGATTCCAAATGATACAGTGGACATAAAGACTCTTATGGAccccgggcccctcccctgctaataTTCTGGCTTTGTGAGGGAAGGAAGCCGGGATGGCGGATGGTCACGCAAATCAAGGAGTATTGCTTGTACAAGCATTTGCTGTCATGCTTTGGCCAACGCCCAGAGTAAAGCTGTGTGACAAAGCTTGTACATCACCAGCATATGCTGATCACCATCCCACAGGAGTGACAGCACGGCCTATGGAATTCTATAGAAATCAGTATTTTTCAGTGGAAACGAGACAGGAGTTAGTGATGATCTTATTTAAACTTTCCCTCAACTATATTTATTTCACTTCCCTTGAATTTGGGAAATACAACCGCATAGATAAACAAATACGCAATTAACCAAGTGAATCAGATTAAAAATTTGCTATACCTCTGTAGAGGACTCAGAAGGCTCTGTTTAGTTTAGCTTCATCAGTTCCTAAAGCAAATATCTCTCTGCTTCCTATGGGAAGGGGGCACCGTGGATGGACTCATGAGGCCTTCTACAGTACCCAGGAAAGCTACGGATATTTCCGCTGTCCAGGGAGAAGAGAGCTGTGAAGGGACACCATGGAGCTGAGGTAAGCAGGTCAGAGGGGTGGCCAGTTGATGTACAAACAGCATGGGGGTTGGTGGGTCCTGTAGCCCAAAGCAACACAAAGATAGGAGCAGCAGGTTGCATCCACCAATGTACCACCCACCATGGAATGGTTTTGCTACTGTTATGACTTAAGCCCTGTCCTCTCTGAGTGTGGAGTAGAGCCCTTTCGCTGAATCAGGTATTCATTTATATACCTAAACTACcaagaaaacaatgcaaaaccTTTGGATGCATTCATCCCACATCTCAGCTCGGTGAGAGTTCTTTAGGGTATGGTTTTGCTACAAATGCAACGTGCTGCCACACTGAAGGTTTCAGCCCTAATGGGATAGAGTTGTATTTAGTTCCTGGAACCATAAGCAACTAATACGTCCAGCAAAAATGGAATCCCATACTTAGAATGTGTATTATTTTATTAGACAAGTACTTGCTCAACACAAGGCTTTGTTTTATGCTAACAGCCACTGACTCTGCAGCATTTGTCTGCTTTTTCCAGTTAAGTAGCTAAGGATATTCTGATAGCAATGAGGAGGTGAATCTGGAGGCTACAAAAGTGTGTGAAACTTGGTAAATTGTTACCCAAATGTTCACGTTCTCTTCTTATGGCTGAGCATATGATGCTTCAAAATTTCAGAGTTTAAGGGACAATATTTTCAGTCCTCTTAGGTGTTCCATCATCAGGTTTATTTATTAATGCGTTTAGTGTTAGAATTAACCAATGATGCCCAAAGCACAATAATGCCTTAATAACGTAAATGCCTTGAGTCAGGGGAAGATCAAAGGGATATGACACAAGACTGGACAATGGTGTTTACGTTGCATGAATAGATTGAATATATTGTGCAAGAGCCTGATTTATTCAAGTGGCAAAGCTATCATTAATTTGAATAGGAACAGCAACAGACCATACAGACCTAATCTGGTGCCCACTGGAATAACTAGTGGGCAGCAGATCAGGCAATAAAGCCCAAATCCTcagaggcacctaactcccattgttttcattgttttaataggagttaggtgcctaaatacctttgagaaccTGGGTCTTAGTGAATTACAATGTTTTTAAGGTTAAAATCCCATTGAATACAAATCCGGGTTTCTTGCTTTCCCATTGGAATGACATCTATTCTCAAATACTTACTCATGAGTGATAGAACAAAGAGGATCGTATGAGCTTTAAGAATATCAGGCCGGTTCTTCTGATGATGTAAAtatgcatagctccattgaagtcaatggagtgacatCAATTTACACTAGCAGAGGATCTGGTTGCTAGTTCTAATTAACTCTGAATAATACAATGAATGTTAAGTTATGGAGATAGATGCCAAACAATTATCTTTTCATAACCTAGAATCAAGTCTCGGCAGAAATCAGTATCACAAATCCTGCAGCTACTTCCATGTGAGTTTTTAATAGGTCTGTGCTTTCAGGTTATTTTACATCATGAGAACCAGTGTTACATGTTAATAAATCTCAAGAATTTCCTACTGATCATAACAATACTTGCACTGGTTGACATTAAAACTTCCAGACCCTTGAGATTGTTGGCAGACAAGGTAATGCGATATTTTTTCAGTCGCTGCAAAAGCTCACAGTATTGTATCCTTCAACTCAAATTCTGTCCTCTGCTACAAACACGCGACAGTGACTTCAAAGGTAGAGGCATGCTCAAGaatgagggtagaatttggccatttacaatgaatgcatttttttcctttttaaccaCATGCACTCTGAACCCCCTGTGTAAATATTTTATGTTCAAAGAGAAAAATTGGTTCTATTAAAATTgtttattaaaatgcaaaattttaagaaaaaacaaattagggtttttgtttttgttttacattctCCAACATCTCTTAATCAGGCAACCCACAGAAAAGCAATAGAAAGCTTTAGCTCTGTTGATTAACCACTTGTTCTATCTTTTATCCATTTGGTGTACTTTGATACTCTGGTGTAGATACCATATTTGCCCTTCAGTGCACACTCTTCCCCCCAGCTGGTTATTCCAGTTAGAAACCAGGTACCTTCTATTTCTGAAGTATGAGGGCCCCCGCTGTCCCCTTCACATGTATCTTTAGCCTCTGAATGGTAACCCGCACAGAACATATTATGTAAGATAGAAAACGTGCTGCTTTTCATGCACGTTGCACGGTCAACAAATGGGACTTTCAGAACCTGTAGGACTGTGGCCACCCTTCCCCGGAACAGCTGGCTCCCCCAGCCACTCACGGTGCCAGTTCCGTACTTGAGGAGGCTGTTGGTGAATTCCCTGCTGGCAATGCAAATGGGGGTGACGTAGCTGTTGAACTCCAGCGGGGTCCCAAGCTCTAGCAGTGCTATGTCATTCTCATGCTTGTTTTTGCTGGCATTATAGGTGTGATGCGGAAGGATTTTCACCACTTGGCGATACTGCTCGGTACCGTCACTGACTTCCGTGTTGTGTTCACCTGGTGAAAGAAATGTCATGCTTTTTACAATTACAAGCAACCTGTGGGTGACTAAATACGCTCTCAGCGTTAGTAACTACATGCAACTGATACTTCTAGTGTCACTAAGGATCAGCTGGGAGCCAAAATGTCATAAGTTCAAATCCCACACTGGGAATTGGCTCAGACCCAGTGCTGGTAGTGCGCCGCACTACAAGGAGATATTAGATGTGCCGCCTGTTGGATGAGACAAGGTTCACTCTGCCTGCCGCTGTATAATCTCTTTGTTGCTGTGTGTTTGTGCCAATGCAATCTATTAACGGCTctgactaaggccctgatcctgcaaagggagaCATAGGCAAAAACTTGCCAGCTGCAGAACTGAGGCCAAAGTGTGTGATTATCTCCTCggctagggcctgatcctgccccctTTTGAAactgacttcattggaagcaGGATCAGTGTCTGCCCTACAAGGAGTAGGAAACCAAATAGCAGTGATAGCTCATGAGTAGTTTCCTTATGCTATGTGACAGAGTccagagctgcaggagcaggtTATGAGTTATGTCCCTTACGGTGCAAATGCAACCCATTGATGAGTGTGTGCTATGGGCTCCCCGCTGTGCCAATCCAGGGAGAAGATGAATTGCTACAGTCCCCAAATCCAGAGTCTTGGCTCTTTACTTCAAGCTGCAGCAGTTCATACTTTTAGCTCTAGAGGTGCCTGATGCAATGACCACCCTCTTGAGGTGACAGACCAGGGACAGCATGAGCTGCTGTGGTCGTCCGAGTTAATGCTCTATAGCTGAGGGCTCTAACAACTCATATCCTTTGCGGAGCAACACAGAGGGGAACCTGCAACACACAcgcaccagtgggttacacatacATCAAGTTTAGCTGACCACGTTGAATGATGCATCAGCCCAGAGACAGTGGCTGCCCAGCTAAAGATCCAACagtactgtgtttaaaaaaacaaccaaccaaccaacccaaacAGTTGAGGCTAACTCTGGCCTCATAGCCCAAACATTTCCTTTGAAAATAGGGGGTGGTGATCAAAGTTTTGCAGTGTTTGGGATAACAGAAGTTTGGTGATTCTTTGGAGAGTTGTAAGGGGAAGTGTTGTCCTGGGATATTAGAAAGTCTCCGGAACCAAGAATATTATCTTTTAAAACAGACCCCTTACTAGCAAACAATACTCCAGACCAACAGCAACCTGCAAACATTCTGTATCTTGGCCAGAAGGACCGCAACCCCATAGAGTGAGATGCAGGTAGTTGTTGCCAGCAACTGGAATATTAGGCCCTACAAAGCAAGTAGATACAAAGTCTCTGTTCCAAAGCCAatctttcccagctctggcagatCCCCCTCCCGCAGCTTCCTACACTTTCCTCTGCTGAGGATAAACATCAGCAGCAGGGAGTTTGCTGTTTAGGGCTATTGCAGCTGATTTGTTGGCAGGCTATTCCCTTCCTTAAAAGATTTTTCTAGACAAAAAGGGGGAATTTGTCAAGACTTCAGGTGTTTTGAGTCTGCACAGCGTTAAGATTTGTCTGGCGGCAGTCAGAGAAGTCCTTTCCCGCCCAAAGGAAAGTCTACCTGTCCAAGCAGCTTGCTAACTAGCTCTGCAAGGAAACCAGCAGCAGAatcacctcccccacctgctCTGACCAACATCCTAAATCTGCAGGTAACTAGGGTGGGATGGAGGGGAACCCTGAGCCCTGATCAACAGCTTGTCACAGACAACCCGCTTCTCTTTTTTTGTGGCCCAAAGTGGGTCGGGCATGTTTTGCCTCTGCCTCAATCTTTCTAGGAGCTTTGCTGCAATCTCCAGGATCTGAGCTGGCCTATTAAGCGTAGTCACAGTGCTTCTGGTTTTAACGATGTATTGGCTTCCTGCTGAACGTGCAGAGAGAGCCTGAAGTCCTATCATCAGTTAGCTGTCTGCGTTCATGTGAATGTTGTCTGATGAGGGCCACTGTGGCAGCTTTGCTCACTACACTGCTCCTGGGCCACGCtccgtgtgtctgtgtgtgtgtgtgttttcagtgCATTACGATATGAGAGATAAATGGGGGAGTAGGGATTTCTTTTCAGATGACATTACTAAACTGTAAAAATAAGACACACATGGGGGAGactttgaggggtttttttcttatTGGTATTGCTGCATAATTGTTGGGGGACAGGCTAAACATATGCCCTATGTGGAATTTGTGGGGGTAATTTTAAagcctttatttttgtttgctaaaTATTTCAAGTGGGGGGCGCTATTGTGCTACAACTAAAGCTAGGTGTTTGGCATGGATGGAGGGGCAAGTGCGATATGCATGATGTTTGGCATATATTCCAAAGTCACTGTGAAAACCGGCAACCCCCGATCTTTCCCCCTCTTTCCTTGGTGCCTGTCCATCAAATCTACTCCAGTAAAACTCAGCTGTGCTGCCGAACAATCCTCCTGTATCCCAATCGGAGGGGTGTGAAACATTTGTGATGAAACTAGAAATGGATGAACTTGCTACAAAATGCAAACCCAGAAACAGACCCATTTCCAAGCCAAAAAATGGGCCCTTCTAGCGTGAAGCTGTTTCCGCTGTATAAAGAGCGGAAGTTGTGTACTCGCAGTTTAACAGATATGCTCTATCACCCTTGTGAACTTTCATGGaggcaaaactggttgaaagtaaATGGTAGAAAATGTGGCACTCAACCTTCTGTAGACCCTGATCCTGTGCAGGCCCAGACGCACCCTGCACTGGCATGGAGTTCTGCTAAAATCAGTCCCAGGGGTCCACCCAGGCAGAATCAAGGGCGAAGAGAGCAAAAGTAAGTGGTGGATCAAAATCCAATAAGTGCCTTGAGTGCCATTCTCATTGATGGGACTTGTGCTCCCTAGTCTCTTAAGCCTTTTTGACAATCCCACTCTTAATGTCTGAGTTGGTCCAATTTAAGTGACAGTTATAAATATACCCAGATCACCTAACTTTTATTCTGGGTGTGTTGCACGTTTCAATTGAATCTGTTGTTATTGGTGGCTGCTACTAACTAGATTTGTGTCCCATGTGCTCAGCaattataatatgaaatacaCACTTCATAAACAGCTTGAGGAAACTGACTTGTGCCACACCTGTGAACCATCATCTTTTTACCCTTGCCTTAGTTACGGGGCCCTGCGTTGAATTATCTTCAGGTTTCCCACAGGCAATCAataaaagctggaggggggggcgaTGGGAACAGGGGGTTGAGAGCGGAAATAGCATTGGTAAAGATGCAATGAAGTCATTTTGTGGATGTGTCAGTTTTGGCTTCCTGGCGCCTGTCTACACCTCACAGGGACGTTGTTGTGCATGGAAATTCAGTTCTCTACTTCAGTCCATAGTTTCTACTTTCTACAGAATTTCAGTCTTACAGGATCCATTTCTGCTTCTGCTGATCCCTTAATTAAGTCTCAGATCTGTGTGACGTTTTGGGTGAACCATTATTTTTATGAAAGCTTAAAGCCTGACAAGGATGGAACCAGAAATGCAGTTTTTAGTCACAGGCGAGACACTAGTTGGTCAATGTATTTGGAGCTGTGCGGCACACTGCCACCGATAGTCCCATATTAGGGAAAGCCAGAGATGCTCTTATAAGCAGAGCCccgcaaatctgcggatatccgctTTATAGCCACAAATGAGGATATCTGCGGAGCACTTTTGCGGCTCGGATGTGGATCTATTTATAAGGTATTTCACATTTTGTGTCTAAGCCCGCTACATTACAAGTGGTACCATGACACAGTTGTATCCATGTTCTAATACAGTTTGTATGTACAGCTGGAGTGGGATAACGTGACTATCAGGCTGTAACACAAACCTTGTTCCCTACCTGCCAAAAACCAACGTAACAAACCCACCCCCCTGGAACATGGGTGTCAGGCACAGGTGTAGTGACATAACTAGACTTGTGTGTGGGGTGGATCTTAGGGGAAGCTTTGCCATGATAAACATGTTCATAAACTGGATAGCACCAATTGTATTTAGCATACCTAACTGAATATCCACTAATGCATTCAGACCTCCTTTTGCTTACCTGCCACAACAGTAATCTGTGCGCCAGGCACAATGCAGTGCGCTGCTGTTACGATCCATTTTTCATTGACAATAGACCCCCCGCAGAATCCTACTCCATTACTGTTCTGTAAATGAACCTACAGAAAGAGAAATCCAAGCCTTGGGTACCACACAAACCAGTAATGAAGGGAAATCAAACATCATAGGTATATTAAGGGAGCAGACAAGGGGTGAGGAACAGCCACTGCTAAGTGGTACATGCAAAATTGACACTGTGAAAGCAACTACCCACTTTTCCTCATGCAAGAAGGCAATTTCTGATGAGTTCCTGAGTGTCCTTCCTCCCTTCTTGAGGTATTCCTGTCCAGTCCTGCTGGTTTGACCACATTTCACAGGACCACCTTACCAATGGCTAAATACCATCTCCCATCCCTCCTCTGGCTAGGTCATGACAAGGGGAAACCAATCTGACACAACATGAAGTTGAACTCGTCATTCCAGACAGACTCGTGAACAGGTTATATTGGACACTGGTGAGAATAGTGgcaatggaccagatcctctgctATATTAAGACACTACGTGCTGCTCCTGTGGTAGCCAGGGGATACAGGCCTACATGTTTTACATTCCAAAACttaatttcaaattaaatatgCAAATTTACTAGCCACAATTAATTTAGAAGAGGGATTTCCCAACCATGTTCCTTAAATACCACACGATTGCTACTGGATATCAGCTTCCTCCTGTAAGTGTACCTGCTGCCTCTTTAGATCTGAGAAGCAGAATTTTAAGCACGAGAGATCAATACTCATAACTAAGAGATGCCAGCCTCCATACTACAAGAGGTTTGCACCAAACAGGATCTGCTCTGCAATTAAAGATCAATACTTTGTACCTCGCAGCTCTCTGTTAATAAAGCACAGTATCTATTTGTACAGATGAAAGATAAATGCCCCTGTTAATTCCAACCATGTTTTATTTTGGCAAGAGAGAGCTCTACGTAACTCAATTGTAGACTTGAAGGTACCTGGCCACCGGAGGGCAGCTATAGATTGAAAATTACAACACTAACCCAGCTATTTAAATATCAGGCTGCGAAAGTATCAacgtaattttaaaaaagtatttgctACTGATTTGAGATGCGGCCCAAGCTAATCTCCAGATCCAACTGTTCCCAAGATCTGAGACAGTTTAGATGAAGGTCTGAATTCTGTGTCTTGGGCCCATGTCCATTAGCAATGTCTTAGATTTCAAGTGACGTTAAAGGCCTTCTCTAACATTAATCAGGCTGTTTGTGCCCGTCCACCACAGAACTTACAGCACCATAAATTCTTGCCCAGAGCTGGTATAGTGGTGCATGTTGTTAGTAGTTCTGGGCTATCTTTTCCCTGTGTCCTTGTCTGTCTCAGGTAGATCGGCCTGGGTGGAGGGTTTTCTGCCTGAAGTTATCCATTGCAGCCACTAGAAGCCTCTCGTTCAGCTGTCAGGAGGGCTGCCTTTCTTGTGCTCTCCAGCTATCTTCCTGCATGGGGTGATTTGCTTACTCTTTAGAAACCATTCCTCAACAAGAACTCTGCACAGAAACATGTAGGGGTGGTGGAGAGAAGAGAATATGGACCAGAGAAagcatgggggggtgggaagaggtggaggagagagacaaaggggGAGAAAAATAGGTGGATCCAGAAGGCGACTCCACACGTGAGAGCGTGGGGAAGAATGCCCCAAGGTGAATGGAAAGGGGACACAGAAGCGGGAGATAGCTTGGAAAAAACCCAAATGGACTACTGGGCCACTCAAACACATTGCAGGAGGCAGCAGATCTTCTGACCATTGCCAGCTCTTACACCGTAGCAGGTCTACTAGCTACTTCCCCATATGATGGGGATACAAACTGGAAATGGGGAGGCACCCATGTTTAGGGCAGCAGGAGAGTTGCGTGGCTTGGTAAAGGCCTCTCGAGAGTTGGCTAAGCATTGGAATTTGAAGGGGTTTTTCCAGTCCTGTGTGATTCCCCTGTCACTCTTTTTAAATGTGTATCCTACCGTCGTGCCTCCTATATATGATTTTATGTCAATTGAGATGAATCATTGTATAGTGGTGTATCATCACCATGCAACATATGGAGCCAGAGAATGCAGGGCTTTGAGCATCTCTGGGCTGGTACTCCGAGCAAGACTGCAAGCTTTGTCGTTCCTGGAGACGATGGATCTGTTTTTTCCCCGGATGCACCTAAATCTTGATTTTTGATGTCAATTTTGGGGCCCTGACGTCTGTCAATTTTGGAGTCCATAGAAGAACCTAGTGTCAACTTGTGTGTGACCAGTTATGTTCACATAAGCACAACTGTTTTGCTGTCATCCTTAAGATGTAAGGCAAATGGTCACTTCTGCCAGCTGCTGACCTTCTAACTTAACCCCCTTTCGCTTCTTGGCTTCTTCAGCAAAGCTCTCTCTGCCTCTTACTGAGCTCTCTTTTTCACTACTCGGCTTCCTAGAAACACCTTCTGAAGAATGTCATTTTCCCTCTGTTTGAGACAGGATTAAAATACCTCCACTTGATCTGTCTGAGTGAAAATTTTATATCCCAGTTTGTGCAGCATCTATTCATTGGTCTTACAATCCCCATTACCAGCTGTGCTGGGGCTCAAGTTATCAAAAGATTGTCCCTCATACTAATTTTATTAGTTCACTGTTTAACTCTCTCAGCCATCGCTGGATAATCCACCTCATCTAAGCCAGGATAACTGTGGAAGACTTTGAAATAGGTTCCATTTAGTAACAATTTCTTCTGCACCTCTCTTCTGCTGCTCCTCGTTTTTACAACTGCTTACATAGCAGTCGGTGGGTggagttttatttgcatttccctGCTCCAGACATCACAATATCTCTGTTTTATTACATCCCTGTTGGCTTGGATGGAGATGGCTGTGATGTCACAATATCCGTTTGTGACTTCAGGTGAGGAATGAGCAGATGGAGTAGATGAGACTCCTTCAAATATATATAGGACCAGTTTTCCTGTTGACGTAAATTATCATAGCTTCATTGAAGCTAGTGGAAGTACACTGACTTACATccgctgaggctctggcccaatCTGTGTACTCATATAGGTGTTCCATGGTAAGAGAGGGTGAGCAAGGAACATAGCAATTATTTATATGATGCCATATGTGTGCATGGCACTTGACAGGCAAAATGAAGTCCCTGACCCAAATCTAAGACCTAATCTTGCAAGTGTTGGCAGACCCTTCTGGAGCCCCCTCAAATCAGTGGGTTTCTGCCTGGGTGCAAAAGTCTGCCCACGTGGGTCCATCTGCAGGATCAGAATCTTTAACTGTAAATTCTGATTCATTCAGTGACAATATCATGAAAAGCAGCCCACAGTTTAGTCTGAAGTATTAAAACCTTGCTCTCTCCTTTCTTAACTGTGAAGTTGTGTCCCAAAATGTCAACATGTCCCCATAAGTTTTGCTTGATCACAGAAGTCTTCCCCTTCGACTGCTCGCAGTGAAGTGCTTGGTGCGCTCATGTACTATTCTGCCAGCAGCCAAATCTGGTTGGATTGTCCCGTTTGGACAAAGATGCAGTCACTCTGTCTCCTAGCACGTTGCCAATATGGCCCTGAACTGGGCAGAGTATGTTGCTACAGCATAGATAATGTACATGGGCCAAAAGACTCTGAGATTTTAAGTGCATCAAAGAGCATATAGGAGAAATGCTGCTGTGTACAAAATGACATGAGAGCAATCAAGTTTAGCAGGATAACAAACAGGAACAGAACATCCAGTACCTGCCAAGGAACTTCACCTTTCCTGCTTTCCACTCCACCAACGACTCGTGTAACTTGCTTAATGATGGGTGTGATTTGAGTGGTATTGTCTGTTGCTTCGTCATGATCATCGGTAGAATTGTAGTTCCACTTGTCAAAGGTATTCATGGCCCGGGTGTACTTGCTTTTGGCTTCGGGAGCTGTAATCCTCCCACATGGAAACGGCACTGTGAAAAGAATGTACAGATTCATAAAGTAACACTTCAGCTAGCCATGCATCATATTAAGTGTTATTACAAATGAAGTGACAAAAATGGAGATAAATGTTTCACACATCTCACCGGCAGGATGATAAAGGAGCTCTAGGGGAGTGGGCTAATTCAAGTGGTTCATGTTTATGTTTGAATTAATTGATGGTGATGTAAGTAGCTCTAATAGTCAAATAAACACAACAATAAACTCCATCCGAAGGTCAGGAATAGGAGCTCCAAGCGATATGCCCTTGGTAGTGCAAGCACAAAGCTTTCCCAggttttagaaatcaattttgaggactttaaaaagcaacaacaaccctgtgtgtatgtgcacatgTGGATGCGATTAACTCAGGTCTTTATTCAGCATGGTACtagcatatgcctaactttaagcatcagAATAGTTCAATTGACCCAAGGGGTCTACTTGCATGGTTAAAATTAGCATGTGCTGACGTATCTGGCTGAATAAGGGCCTCACATGGCATAACTCTGCTGTGATGTAAAAAGGCTAAtggagtgcccatctttaaaaaagggaagaaggaggatcctgggaactacaggccagtcagcctcaccttagtccctggaaaaatcatggagcaggtcctcaaggaatcaattctgaagcacttagaggaaagtgatcaggaacagtcagcatggattcaccaagggcaagtcatgcctgactaatctaattgccttctatgatgagataactgcctctgtggatgaagggaaagcagtggacgtgttgttccttgactttagcaaagcttttgacacggtctcccacagtattcttgccagcaagttaaggaagtatgggctggatgaatgcactataaggtggatagaaagctggctagattgtcaggctcaacgggtagtgatcaatggcttcatgtctagttggcagctggtaccaagtggagtgccccaagcgtcggtcctggggccggttttgttcaatatcttcataaatgatctggaggatggtgtggattgcaccctcagcaagtttgcagatgacagtaaactgggaggagaggtagatacgctggagggtagggataggatacagagggacctagacaaatt is part of the Chelonia mydas isolate rCheMyd1 chromosome 9, rCheMyd1.pri.v2, whole genome shotgun sequence genome and harbors:
- the F9 gene encoding coagulation factor IX, which translates into the protein MAKTSLMIITGLLGSLLSAECTVFIKNEQASSILRRQKRYNSNRLEEFVPGNLERECKEEKCNFEEAREVFENTEKTMEFWKGYIDGDQCNPNPCKNGARCADDVGSYVCWCLAGYEGRNCELDSTCATKNGGCKHFCNSDPPHKVVCSCAPGYKLNGDGKSCDPAVPFPCGRITAPEAKSKYTRAMNTFDKWNYNSTDDHDEATDNTTQITPIIKQVTRVVGGVESRKGEVPWQVHLQNSNGVGFCGGSIVNEKWIVTAAHCIVPGAQITVVAGEHNTEVSDGTEQYRQVVKILPHHTYNASKNKHENDIALLELGTPLEFNSYVTPICIASREFTNSLLKYGTGTVSGWGSQLFRGRVATVLQVLKVPFVDRATCMKSSTFSILHNMFCAGYHSEAKDTCEGDSGGPHTSEIEGTWFLTGITSWGEECALKGKYGIYTRVSKYTKWIKDRTSG